A window from Streptomyces sp. NBC_00335 encodes these proteins:
- a CDS encoding ABC transporter substrate-binding protein yields MKLTSRTSRAALATLSLALFATACGGSEGAAPKADAPKEPVNLTYWGWAGGAQQVVDAFNASHPNIKVTFSAITGGPDGYAKISNAIKAGNAPDVAGIEYPTLPEFVSQGYLADITGPAGATVKAKFPQGVQDRVTLGGKTWAVPYDATPNLLYYRKDLFKAAGVEVPKTWDEYKTAAEKIKAADKNVRIGGWGNDDAPLLAALSWQAGAKWYGTEGDGWKVNINDASSQKVASYWQGLVKDDLVMNLKINGPEFAKAKADGVMASFIGASWSAGGTMTTLAKDSGKWGVAPLPHWGTPATGMFGGTSYAVTKGSKHVKEAAEFATWAATSPEGVKARLSSLKAPSSSLPASPELRAIAAAAFDDKGFFGGDKVYEISGAQVDTIVPGWVWGPVQTATNTAIQDAGNKGTLADGLAAGQKAAEEAIKGRGLNLAK; encoded by the coding sequence GTGAAGCTCACTTCCCGTACCTCCCGCGCCGCCCTCGCCACGCTCTCGCTGGCCCTGTTCGCCACCGCCTGCGGTGGGAGCGAGGGCGCCGCACCGAAGGCCGACGCCCCCAAAGAGCCGGTCAACCTGACCTATTGGGGCTGGGCCGGCGGTGCCCAGCAGGTGGTGGACGCCTTCAACGCGTCCCACCCGAACATCAAGGTCACCTTCTCGGCCATCACCGGCGGACCGGACGGGTACGCCAAGATCAGCAACGCGATCAAGGCCGGGAACGCTCCCGACGTCGCGGGCATCGAGTACCCGACCCTCCCGGAGTTCGTCAGCCAGGGATACCTGGCCGACATCACCGGCCCGGCCGGCGCCACCGTGAAGGCGAAGTTCCCGCAGGGCGTCCAGGACCGGGTGACCCTCGGCGGCAAGACCTGGGCGGTGCCGTACGACGCCACGCCCAACCTCCTCTACTACCGCAAGGACCTCTTCAAGGCCGCGGGCGTCGAAGTCCCCAAGACCTGGGACGAGTACAAGACCGCCGCCGAGAAGATCAAGGCCGCCGACAAGAACGTGCGCATAGGCGGCTGGGGCAACGACGACGCTCCGCTGCTGGCCGCGCTCTCCTGGCAGGCCGGTGCCAAGTGGTACGGCACCGAGGGCGACGGCTGGAAGGTCAACATCAACGACGCCTCCTCGCAGAAGGTGGCCTCGTACTGGCAGGGCCTGGTCAAGGACGACCTGGTGATGAACCTGAAGATCAACGGCCCGGAGTTCGCGAAGGCCAAGGCCGACGGGGTCATGGCCAGCTTCATCGGCGCCTCGTGGAGCGCGGGCGGCACGATGACGACCCTGGCCAAGGACTCGGGCAAGTGGGGCGTCGCCCCGCTGCCGCACTGGGGCACCCCGGCCACCGGCATGTTCGGCGGCACCAGCTACGCCGTCACCAAGGGCAGCAAGCACGTCAAGGAGGCGGCCGAGTTCGCCACTTGGGCGGCGACCAGCCCCGAAGGCGTCAAGGCCCGCCTCAGCAGCCTGAAGGCGCCGAGCAGCAGCCTGCCCGCCAGCCCCGAGCTCCGTGCGATCGCCGCCGCGGCCTTCGACGACAAGGGCTTCTTCGGCGGAGACAAGGTCTACGAGATCTCCGGCGCGCAGGTCGACACCATCGTCCCGGGCTGGGTCTGGGGCCCGGTGCAGACGGCCACCAACACCGCCATCCAGGACGCCGGAAACAAGGGCACCCTGGCCGACGGACTCGCGGCCGGCCAGAAGGCCGCCGAGGAGGCCATCAAGGGCCGAGGGCTCAACCTCGCGAAGTAG
- a CDS encoding carbohydrate ABC transporter permease, giving the protein MAAPLTRTARGTAPVGRPGQGRAVLVFLGPFFLLFTAVLILPVAYALWMSFFTERSSGLGFGGTERVFSGLGNYTKALGDQGFTSSFLHVAAYCAVYIPVMIGAALALALLVDSAAAKAKRLVQFAVFMPHAVPGLIAAIIWTYLYTPGLSPVLDWIEAAGGHWDFFAPGSVLPSLVNVAAWQWIGYNMIIFFAALQAVPREVIEAGVMDGAGQLRIALQIKLPMIRSAVFLTLLFTCVGVVQIFGEPMLLSKRAGSMGSDWSPMMFIHKAAFERHDYGLASSATLIVALVAGTLSYVVTRIGKRGDSA; this is encoded by the coding sequence GTGGCAGCACCACTCACTCGTACAGCGCGCGGCACCGCGCCCGTGGGCCGGCCGGGCCAGGGCAGGGCGGTGCTCGTCTTCCTCGGCCCGTTCTTCCTGCTCTTCACCGCGGTCCTGATCCTGCCCGTCGCCTACGCGCTCTGGATGAGCTTCTTCACCGAACGCTCCTCCGGTCTCGGATTCGGCGGCACCGAACGGGTCTTCAGCGGGCTCGGGAACTACACCAAGGCACTCGGCGACCAGGGCTTCACCTCCTCGTTCCTGCACGTGGCCGCGTACTGCGCCGTCTACATCCCCGTGATGATCGGCGCGGCACTCGCCCTGGCCCTGCTCGTCGACTCGGCCGCGGCCAAGGCCAAGCGCCTCGTCCAGTTCGCCGTCTTCATGCCGCACGCGGTCCCCGGACTGATCGCCGCGATCATCTGGACCTACCTCTACACCCCCGGCCTGAGCCCGGTCCTGGACTGGATCGAAGCGGCGGGCGGCCACTGGGACTTCTTCGCCCCCGGCAGCGTCCTGCCCTCGCTGGTGAACGTCGCGGCCTGGCAGTGGATCGGCTACAACATGATCATCTTCTTCGCCGCCCTGCAGGCCGTGCCCCGCGAGGTCATCGAGGCGGGCGTCATGGACGGCGCCGGGCAGCTTCGCATCGCCCTGCAGATCAAACTGCCGATGATCCGCTCCGCCGTCTTCCTCACCCTCCTGTTCACCTGTGTCGGAGTGGTCCAGATCTTCGGCGAGCCGATGCTCCTCTCGAAGCGGGCCGGCTCGATGGGCTCGGACTGGTCCCCGATGATGTTCATCCACAAGGCGGCCTTCGAGCGGCACGACTACGGCCTCGCGTCCTCCGCCACGCTCATCGTGGCCCTCGTCGCCGGCACCCTCTCCTACGTCGTCACCCGGATCGGAAAGCGAGGTGACTCGGCATGA
- a CDS encoding discoidin domain-containing protein encodes MVITAVLLLVGGLLLAYPERAGAAVDPLISRGKTATASSVESSSFGPQNAFDGSSTTRWASIEGKDPQWIRVDLGANAKVTRVALRWEAAYAKTYRVEISADGTTWTRLANETAGNGGTDDWTGLSGNGRYLRVYGTARGTSYGYSLYEVEVYGTLDGGTPPPTGAFTVVAAGDIAAQCTASDSSCAHPKTAAQAQKINPKFYLTMGDNQYDDARISDYRNYYDTSWGAFKDKTRPVPGNHETYDPAGPLAGYKAYFGAVAYPQGKSYYSFNEGNWHFIALDSNSFDQKAQIDWLKADLAANTKGCIAAYWHHPLYSSGGHGNDPVSKPVWNILYGAKADLVLGGHDHHYERFAPQDPNGNATADGITEIVGGMGGADPYAIEDVQPNSQKRISGTYGVLKLDFTDSAYSWTYVATDGTIKDTSPKYTCH; translated from the coding sequence GTGGTCATCACCGCCGTACTCCTCCTCGTAGGCGGCCTGTTGCTCGCCTATCCCGAACGGGCCGGCGCCGCCGTCGACCCCCTCATCTCGCGCGGCAAGACCGCCACGGCCTCCTCCGTGGAGAGTTCGAGCTTCGGTCCGCAGAACGCCTTCGACGGCAGCTCCACCACCCGGTGGGCCAGCATCGAGGGCAAGGACCCGCAGTGGATCCGCGTCGACCTCGGCGCGAACGCCAAGGTCACGCGGGTGGCGCTGCGTTGGGAGGCCGCGTACGCCAAGACGTACCGGGTCGAAATCTCCGCCGACGGCACCACCTGGACCCGGCTCGCCAACGAGACGGCCGGGAACGGCGGCACCGACGACTGGACCGGCCTCTCCGGCAACGGCCGCTACCTGCGCGTGTACGGAACCGCCCGCGGCACCTCCTACGGGTACTCCCTGTACGAGGTCGAGGTGTACGGCACCCTCGACGGCGGGACTCCCCCGCCGACCGGTGCCTTCACCGTGGTCGCCGCCGGTGACATCGCCGCCCAGTGCACCGCCTCCGACAGCTCCTGCGCCCACCCCAAGACCGCAGCGCAGGCCCAGAAGATCAACCCGAAGTTCTACCTGACGATGGGCGACAACCAGTACGACGACGCCCGGATCTCCGACTACCGGAACTACTACGACACTTCCTGGGGCGCGTTCAAGGACAAGACCCGCCCGGTGCCGGGCAACCACGAAACCTACGACCCCGCCGGACCGCTCGCCGGGTACAAGGCCTACTTCGGGGCCGTCGCCTACCCCCAGGGCAAGAGCTACTACAGCTTCAACGAGGGCAACTGGCACTTCATCGCCCTCGACTCCAACTCCTTCGACCAGAAGGCCCAGATCGACTGGCTCAAGGCCGACCTCGCCGCGAACACCAAGGGCTGCATCGCCGCCTACTGGCACCACCCGCTGTACTCCTCCGGCGGTCACGGCAACGACCCGGTGAGCAAGCCGGTCTGGAACATCCTGTACGGCGCCAAGGCCGACCTCGTGCTGGGCGGGCACGACCACCACTACGAGCGGTTCGCCCCGCAGGACCCGAACGGCAACGCCACCGCCGACGGGATCACCGAGATCGTCGGCGGCATGGGCGGCGCCGACCCGTACGCCATCGAGGACGTCCAGCCCAACAGCCAGAAGCGGATCAGCGGAACCTACGGGGTCCTGAAGCTGGACTTCACCGACTCGGCCTACAGCTGGACCTACGTCGCCACCGACGGGACGATCAAGGACACCAGCCCGAAGTACACCTGCCACTGA
- a CDS encoding alpha-L-fucosidase, giving the protein MTLGPPSQPAGPAESPLLPTPGQLAWQEAGFGIFLHFGINTFNGVEWSDGTLDPASFRPARLDARQWVRTAAEAGAKYVVLTAKHHDGFCLWPTETTAYSVASSPWKNGAGDVVAELAEACGEAGLGLGLYLSPWDRNADCYEEPAAYDSFYLRQLTELCTRYGPLCELWFDGAGSEGRTYDWDAVMAVIDRHQPDAMVFNMGRPTIRWVGNEEGLAADPCRYVTHSTGISLYDERQAELESAAYLPPECDVPLRADWFWQPGNHDTLKSREDLLEIWYSSVGLGAGLLLGVPPDRRGLIDDADRARLLEFTGELERRLGAPHSAVLTAEGDGILADFGRPVRIDHVELREDLTRGQRVDGHEVWADGRPIASGHTVGVRRVHRVEPLTVRELRIRLTGTGARLAAVTAAGPPPELG; this is encoded by the coding sequence ATGACGCTCGGTCCCCCCTCACAACCCGCCGGTCCGGCCGAGAGCCCCCTCCTGCCCACTCCAGGGCAACTCGCCTGGCAGGAAGCCGGATTCGGGATCTTCCTGCACTTCGGCATCAACACCTTCAACGGCGTCGAGTGGAGCGACGGCACCCTGGACCCGGCCTCTTTCCGCCCCGCGCGGCTCGACGCGCGCCAGTGGGTGCGCACCGCCGCCGAGGCCGGAGCGAAGTACGTCGTGCTGACCGCCAAGCACCACGACGGCTTCTGCCTCTGGCCGACCGAAACCACCGCCTACTCCGTGGCCTCCTCACCCTGGAAGAACGGAGCGGGCGACGTGGTCGCCGAACTGGCCGAGGCCTGCGGGGAGGCGGGCCTCGGCCTCGGGCTGTACCTCTCCCCCTGGGACCGCAACGCGGACTGCTACGAGGAGCCCGCCGCGTACGACTCCTTCTACCTCCGCCAGCTCACCGAACTCTGCACCCGCTACGGCCCGTTGTGCGAGCTGTGGTTCGACGGCGCGGGCTCCGAGGGGCGCACGTACGACTGGGACGCGGTCATGGCGGTGATCGACCGGCACCAGCCGGACGCCATGGTCTTCAACATGGGCCGCCCCACGATCCGCTGGGTCGGGAACGAGGAGGGGCTCGCCGCGGATCCCTGCCGCTACGTCACGCACTCCACGGGCATCAGCCTGTACGACGAGCGGCAGGCCGAGCTCGAATCGGCCGCCTACCTGCCGCCCGAATGCGATGTCCCGCTCCGCGCCGACTGGTTCTGGCAACCCGGGAACCACGACACCCTCAAGAGCCGCGAGGACCTGCTGGAGATCTGGTACTCCTCGGTGGGACTCGGCGCCGGCCTGCTCCTGGGCGTCCCGCCCGACCGGCGCGGACTGATCGACGACGCCGACCGGGCGCGACTCCTGGAGTTCACCGGAGAGTTGGAGCGGCGCCTCGGCGCTCCGCACTCGGCCGTCCTCACGGCCGAGGGGGACGGCATCCTCGCGGACTTCGGCAGGCCCGTCCGCATCGACCACGTGGAACTGCGCGAGGACCTCACCCGGGGCCAGCGGGTGGACGGCCACGAGGTCTGGGCGGACGGCCGGCCGATCGCCTCGGGCCACACGGTGGGGGTCCGCCGCGTCCACCGTGTGGAGCCCCTCACCGTGCGGGAACTGCGGATCCGGCTGACCGGAACCGGGGCCCGGCTGGCCGCGGTGACGGCAGCCGGACCGCCGCCCGAGCTCGGCTGA
- a CDS encoding MFS transporter — MYLATTGRRAAPAPPPTTGAGRRVPAAVLALGAVSLVTDVSSEMVSAVLPLYLVLGLGLSPLQFGFLDGLMGGAGAVVRLLGGHLADRGHRYKHVAGIGYAVSACSRLGLLLAGGATGGIAAALAADRVGKGIRTAPRDALITLNSPPEELGRSFGVHRAMDTTGALLGPLAAFALLWATAGAYDAVFVASFCCGLLGVLLLVLYVPGHHHPAAAPAPTPRRSKAFGALRDPAFRRILWAAALLGAATIGDAFVYLLLQRRLGLDPGWFPLLPLGAAAGYLLLAVPVGRIADRVGRRLPFLYGHLALLGAYLVLLAPAGGPAPLLLAAVLALLGVFYAATDGVLMALAGPVLPAGGRAGGLAVLQTGQALARMLAAAGFGAAWTVWGPRPALWGATAVLLAALAGGWALLPRDPGAPRDAGDPHDAVDPAAPQSPAAAVGPGRSPTSERSAP; from the coding sequence ATGTACCTGGCCACCACAGGCCGCCGGGCCGCTCCGGCCCCGCCCCCCACCACGGGGGCGGGCCGGCGCGTCCCCGCCGCCGTTCTGGCGCTCGGTGCGGTCAGTCTCGTCACCGATGTCTCGTCCGAGATGGTCAGCGCGGTGCTGCCGCTCTACCTCGTCCTCGGACTCGGCCTCTCCCCCCTCCAATTCGGCTTCCTGGACGGGCTGATGGGAGGAGCCGGCGCGGTCGTACGGCTGCTCGGCGGGCACCTCGCGGACCGCGGCCACCGGTACAAGCACGTCGCGGGGATCGGCTACGCCGTCTCGGCCTGCTCCCGGCTCGGCCTGCTGCTCGCGGGCGGCGCCACCGGCGGGATCGCGGCGGCCCTGGCCGCCGACCGGGTCGGCAAGGGCATCCGTACGGCCCCCCGTGACGCCCTGATCACCCTCAACAGCCCTCCCGAGGAGCTCGGCCGGTCCTTCGGCGTGCACCGGGCCATGGACACCACCGGCGCCCTGCTCGGCCCGCTCGCCGCCTTCGCCCTGCTCTGGGCGACCGCGGGCGCGTACGACGCGGTGTTCGTCGCCAGCTTCTGCTGCGGCCTGCTCGGCGTGCTGCTCCTGGTCCTCTACGTTCCCGGCCACCACCACCCGGCGGCAGCCCCCGCCCCAACTCCACGCCGGAGCAAGGCCTTCGGGGCGCTGCGCGACCCCGCCTTCCGGCGGATCCTCTGGGCCGCCGCCCTGCTCGGCGCAGCCACCATCGGGGACGCCTTCGTCTACCTCCTGCTCCAGCGCCGGCTGGGCCTGGACCCCGGCTGGTTCCCGCTGCTGCCGCTCGGCGCGGCCGCGGGCTACCTGCTCCTGGCCGTCCCGGTGGGCCGGATCGCCGACCGGGTGGGGCGCCGGCTGCCGTTCCTCTACGGACACCTCGCCCTGCTCGGCGCCTACCTCGTCCTGCTCGCCCCGGCCGGCGGACCGGCCCCGCTCCTCCTCGCGGCCGTCCTCGCCCTGCTCGGGGTGTTCTACGCGGCCACCGACGGGGTGCTGATGGCCCTCGCCGGGCCGGTACTGCCCGCCGGGGGCCGGGCGGGCGGGCTGGCCGTGCTCCAGACCGGCCAGGCCCTGGCCCGGATGCTCGCGGCGGCGGGCTTCGGCGCCGCGTGGACGGTGTGGGGGCCGCGGCCCGCGCTCTGGGGGGCGACGGCGGTGCTGCTCGCCGCGCTGGCGGGGGGCTGGGCGCTGCTGCCGCGCGATCCGGGCGCGCCCCGCGATGCGGGCGATCCGCACGACGCGGTCGATCCCGCAGCCCCGCAGTCCCCGGCCGCTGCCGTGGGGCCGGGGCGATCCCCCACCAGTGAGAGGAGCGCCCCATGA
- a CDS encoding hydroxyacid dehydrogenase — protein sequence MSPETKTALLDQQALARLGATALLDPDLLVTDFAAADPARLRETEVLLTGWGCPPLTEQALDLLPSLRAVVHTAGTVKGLMTEAAWRRGLSVTSAAEANAQPVAEFTVAAIVFANKRVLTTARAYRESRTQLNPLTLYPGIGNYGRTVGIIGASRIGRRVIELLRSYDARVLVHDPYLGGDEARALGVEPVDLDELMGRSDVVSVHAPQTPETRHLVDARRLALMRDGATLVNTARGTLVDTEALTAELVSGRLHAVLDVTHPDVLPAGSPLYDLPNVLLTPHIAGSLGNELGRLAACAAEELERYARGLPFAHAVHPASLAHSA from the coding sequence ATGAGCCCGGAGACGAAGACGGCCCTGCTCGACCAGCAGGCCCTGGCCCGGCTCGGCGCCACCGCGCTGCTGGATCCCGACCTCCTGGTCACCGACTTCGCCGCGGCCGACCCCGCGCGGCTGCGCGAAACCGAGGTCCTGCTCACCGGCTGGGGCTGCCCGCCCCTCACCGAGCAGGCCCTCGACCTCCTCCCGTCCCTGCGCGCGGTGGTGCACACCGCCGGAACCGTCAAGGGCCTGATGACGGAAGCGGCCTGGCGGCGCGGGCTGTCCGTCACCAGCGCGGCCGAGGCCAACGCCCAGCCCGTCGCCGAGTTCACGGTCGCCGCGATCGTCTTCGCCAACAAGCGCGTCCTGACCACCGCCCGGGCCTACCGGGAGTCCCGCACCCAGCTCAACCCGCTCACGCTGTACCCCGGAATCGGCAACTACGGCAGGACCGTCGGCATCATCGGCGCCTCTCGCATCGGCCGCCGGGTCATCGAACTGCTGCGCTCCTACGACGCCCGCGTGCTGGTCCACGACCCGTACCTCGGCGGGGACGAAGCGAGGGCCCTGGGGGTCGAGCCCGTCGACCTGGACGAACTGATGGGCCGCAGCGACGTGGTGAGCGTGCACGCGCCGCAGACGCCCGAGACCCGCCACCTGGTCGACGCCCGCCGCCTCGCCCTCATGCGCGACGGCGCGACCCTCGTCAACACCGCACGAGGAACGCTCGTCGACACCGAGGCGCTCACCGCGGAACTGGTCTCGGGCCGGCTGCACGCCGTCCTCGACGTCACCCACCCCGACGTACTGCCGGCCGGATCGCCCCTCTACGACCTGCCGAACGTGCTGCTCACCCCGCACATCGCCGGATCCCTCGGCAACGAACTCGGACGTCTCGCGGCCTGTGCGGCCGAGGAGTTGGAGCGGTACGCCCGAGGACTCCCCTTCGCCCACGCAGTCCACCCGGCGAGCCTGGCCCACTCGGCCTGA
- a CDS encoding DinB family protein yields the protein MGRMSDQGERWTQATVYPDMWADPDDDPRNSGESGAEGELATLQEFLSDYRLTLRMKCEGLDPEQLARRSVPPSTMSLLGLVRHLAEVERDWQNWITDGDPLPKLYGRRDGDFDGAVAEQTAVDGAYADLEREQAATDAALAAHPDLGERLGKDRIAVRELMVHRIEEYARHCGHADLLRECVDGRVGQ from the coding sequence ATGGGACGCATGAGTGATCAAGGCGAGCGATGGACCCAGGCGACCGTCTACCCCGACATGTGGGCGGACCCGGACGACGACCCCCGCAACAGCGGGGAGAGCGGTGCGGAGGGTGAGCTCGCCACCTTGCAGGAGTTCCTCTCGGACTACCGCCTGACCCTGCGGATGAAGTGCGAGGGCCTGGATCCGGAGCAGCTGGCCCGGCGGTCGGTCCCGCCGTCGACGATGTCGTTGCTCGGTCTGGTGCGCCACCTCGCCGAGGTGGAACGGGACTGGCAGAACTGGATCACCGACGGCGACCCGCTGCCGAAGCTCTACGGCCGGCGCGACGGGGACTTCGACGGGGCCGTCGCCGAGCAGACCGCGGTCGACGGAGCGTACGCCGACCTCGAGCGCGAGCAGGCCGCGACCGACGCGGCGCTGGCCGCGCACCCGGATCTGGGCGAGCGGCTGGGGAAGGACCGGATCGCGGTGCGGGAGCTGATGGTGCACCGGATCGAGGAGTACGCGCGTCACTGCGGGCACGCCGACCTGTTGCGCGAATGCGTCGACGGGCGGGTGGGCCAGTAG
- a CDS encoding carbohydrate ABC transporter permease, with product MSTQTAPSAPPEDAPAGAPAPAAGAPTARQAERKPAGKRRRSGAMASKAVVNAVLLVAVLYTLMPLTWLLIAATKSHADLFGTAGFAFGEFRFFDNLRAVFGYGDGIFGRWLLNSLLYSVVGSLASSLISLAAGYCFDKYEFRGKGALFGLVLTGTLVPTIVITLPQYLLASEVGIVNTYWSVLIPALVNPFGVYLARVFSEGYVPGEVLEAARIDGASELRVFRSISLPMLLPGFMTLFLFSFTASWNNFFGPLVMLNDQHLYPAVLGIYSWNQMVLQYPEFYSLVITGSLVAVVPLALAFVGLQRFWRSGLSAGAVK from the coding sequence ATGAGCACCCAGACCGCCCCCTCGGCCCCGCCCGAGGACGCTCCCGCCGGCGCCCCGGCGCCCGCGGCCGGGGCACCGACCGCCCGGCAGGCCGAACGGAAGCCGGCCGGCAAGAGGCGCCGGAGCGGCGCGATGGCCTCCAAGGCCGTGGTCAACGCCGTGCTCCTGGTGGCGGTCCTCTACACCCTGATGCCGCTGACCTGGCTGCTGATCGCCGCCACCAAGAGCCACGCCGACCTGTTCGGGACGGCCGGCTTCGCCTTCGGCGAGTTCCGCTTCTTCGACAACCTCCGGGCCGTCTTCGGCTACGGCGACGGCATCTTCGGCCGCTGGCTGCTCAACAGCCTCCTCTACTCCGTCGTCGGATCACTGGCCTCCTCGCTGATCAGCCTCGCCGCCGGATACTGCTTCGACAAGTACGAGTTCCGCGGCAAGGGCGCGCTCTTCGGCCTCGTCCTGACCGGCACCCTGGTTCCGACGATCGTCATCACGCTCCCTCAGTACCTGCTCGCCTCCGAGGTCGGGATCGTCAACACCTACTGGTCGGTCCTCATCCCGGCGCTCGTGAACCCCTTCGGCGTGTACCTGGCCCGGGTCTTCTCCGAGGGCTACGTACCCGGTGAGGTCCTGGAGGCCGCCCGCATCGACGGAGCGAGCGAGTTGCGCGTCTTCCGGTCGATCTCGCTGCCGATGCTCCTGCCCGGCTTCATGACCCTCTTCCTCTTCTCCTTCACCGCGAGCTGGAACAACTTCTTCGGCCCGCTGGTCATGCTCAACGACCAGCACCTGTACCCGGCGGTGCTCGGCATCTACAGCTGGAACCAAATGGTGCTCCAGTACCCGGAGTTCTACTCCCTGGTGATCACCGGATCCCTGGTGGCCGTCGTCCCGCTCGCCCTCGCCTTCGTCGGCCTGCAGCGGTTCTGGCGCTCCGGCCTCTCGGCGGGAGCGGTCAAGTGA
- the rox gene encoding rifampin monooxygenase: MADVTVVGGGPTGLMLAAELRLHGVRVVVLEKLTEPTGESRGQGLHTRSVELMDQRGLLDRFLAVSEKFQVGGLFGGIMKPWPDRLDTAHPYGLAIPQPVTERLLGEHALEVGTEIRRGCEAVGLTQDEDGVTVELADGTRLRSRYVVGCDGGRSAVRKLLGVGFPGEPATVETLLGDMEVTEDPETIAAVVAEVRKTQLRFGVSAGENGSCRIVVPADGVAEDRTAPTLEEFKQQLRAFAGTDFGVHSPRWLSRFGDATRQAERYRVGRVLLAGDAAHIHPPTGGQGLNLGVQDAFNLGWKLAAAVNGWAPQDLLDSYHAERHPVGAAVLDNTRAQITLLGTEAGPTALRELFAKLMDFEEVNRYVTGMITAVEVRYDFGEGHELLGRRLRDVELKRGRLYELMHTGRGILLDQTGRLSVSGWADRIDHVVDGSEELDAPAVLLRPDGHVAWVGEDQHDLDAHLPKWFGAAKA, from the coding sequence GTGGCGGACGTGACCGTTGTCGGCGGCGGACCGACCGGTTTGATGCTGGCCGCCGAGTTGCGCCTGCACGGCGTCCGCGTGGTGGTGCTGGAGAAGCTGACCGAGCCGACCGGTGAGTCCCGCGGACAGGGCCTGCACACGCGCAGCGTCGAGCTGATGGACCAGCGCGGCCTGCTGGACCGATTCCTCGCCGTGAGCGAGAAGTTCCAGGTCGGCGGCCTGTTCGGCGGCATCATGAAGCCGTGGCCGGACCGGTTGGACACGGCGCACCCCTACGGCCTCGCCATCCCGCAGCCGGTCACCGAGCGCCTGCTCGGCGAGCACGCACTCGAAGTCGGTACCGAGATCCGGCGCGGCTGCGAAGCGGTCGGCCTGACCCAGGACGAGGACGGGGTGACCGTCGAGCTGGCGGACGGCACGCGCCTGCGCTCGCGCTACGTCGTCGGGTGCGACGGCGGCCGCAGCGCGGTGCGCAAACTCCTCGGCGTCGGCTTCCCCGGCGAGCCCGCCACGGTCGAGACCCTGTTGGGCGACATGGAGGTGACCGAGGACCCGGAGACGATCGCCGCCGTCGTCGCGGAGGTCCGCAAGACCCAGCTGCGTTTCGGCGTCAGCGCGGGTGAGAACGGGTCCTGCCGCATCGTCGTACCCGCCGACGGCGTGGCCGAAGACCGTACCGCGCCGACCCTGGAGGAGTTCAAGCAGCAGCTACGGGCCTTCGCGGGCACCGACTTCGGCGTGCACTCGCCGCGCTGGCTGTCCCGCTTCGGCGACGCCACCCGGCAGGCCGAGCGCTACCGGGTCGGCCGGGTCCTGCTGGCCGGAGACGCGGCGCACATCCACCCGCCGACCGGCGGACAGGGGCTCAACCTCGGCGTGCAGGACGCCTTCAACCTGGGCTGGAAGCTCGCCGCCGCGGTCAACGGCTGGGCCCCGCAGGACCTCCTCGACAGCTACCACGCCGAACGCCACCCGGTCGGCGCCGCCGTACTGGACAACACCCGGGCCCAGATCACCCTGCTCGGGACCGAAGCGGGCCCCACCGCGCTGCGGGAGCTGTTCGCGAAGCTGATGGACTTCGAGGAGGTCAACCGGTACGTGACGGGGATGATCACCGCGGTCGAGGTCCGCTACGACTTCGGCGAGGGCCACGAACTGCTCGGCCGCAGGCTGCGGGACGTGGAGCTGAAGCGCGGGCGCCTGTACGAACTGATGCACACGGGCCGCGGAATCCTGCTCGACCAGACCGGCCGGCTCTCGGTCTCCGGGTGGGCCGACCGGATCGATCACGTCGTCGACGGCAGTGAGGAGCTGGACGCGCCCGCCGTGCTGCTGCGCCCGGACGGCCACGTGGCATGGGTCGGCGAAGACCAGCACGACCTCGACGCGCACCTGCCGAAGTGGTTCGGCGCCGCCAAGGCCTGA